In Phaseolus vulgaris cultivar G19833 chromosome 3, P. vulgaris v2.0, whole genome shotgun sequence, the sequence CTTGGCTTGCTGATGCACTTGCCTATGAACTCTGGGTGGGCCGTGAAAGTTCCTCTGCTTATGCCATCTATTACTCTGATCTTCCGTGGCCATTGGGGAAGATTCTTTCTTGGAAGAAAGCTCATTGTGTAAAGCTGAAACATGGAATTACTAATGACAATGCTGAAGTAAAGAAAGAAGAGGTcagtttatttttctttcctcgtgcaactattttcattaaatttcatatttgGGAAAGTACTTGTTTCTGGTCTCTATACTTCCGACCAAACATGGTCAAGGTTCCTATACTTTGGTATCAATGAATTTGGTCCTTCTTCAACTTTACAAAATGTTGGTTTGGTCTCTCCTGGAATACATGATTTATTTAAGGGTAAGAGGGactaaatccatatttttttggATGTTTGAGGAAATAATTCATCAATATGAAAGTATAAGGATCTTGATCATTAAGTATAGGGTTTTCCTTCATTTCTGTGTGTTAGTAAGCAGTTTTGTTGTTTTGCTTGAGTTTCTCTTTAATTTGGCATTTATGCATAGTTATTAGTGATGGACAGATTTACGAAAGAGCAAACTCTGCATATGATGCCTTGTCAAGCTCCTTAGGCGAACAAAATTACTTACTTGAAAACAGGTGATTTCCTCTGGTTGAATTGTAACAAACTTGTGAGCTTATCTTTGATTAGAGCATTTTGTgggaatgttttttttttttcacttttagaGAATTTATTATCTTCTACCTCCAGGTGAAGTATTCATATGTTTTATTTGGTTTATGCAGGCCATCAAGCTTAGATGCTATTTTTCTTGCACATGGACTGGTTGTTCTTCAAACTTTACCTGTaagtattaattttaattaactgtGTTTCTATTATTTGTTTTGAGATTGTTATGGATATTATAGTGGCTGCTTGGTTTATACTGGCCAATTAAATTGGACAGGGATTGTTATGGAAGTTACATTTTACACTTTGGGAACTATCATGAAGTTGGTTAGATTCTCATTATAAGAATAAATGATTTTGGCACTCTATTGAAGCCATGTAGAACATTAGTCTAAGAGTTAGGTGAAGAGGGAACCATTTATAGAATAGCTGTATATGAACATATGAAGTGTTTACCAATGTTTATCAGCACTTGGTGGAGTAAATGACAATTGACTAAGATTGTTCTCAAGGAATTGTAGTTgatatttaaaagattttatcctaaaaataagaatattaaatctgactaaaattggttccaGATTGGGAAATAAACAGCCAGcctcaatttcatcattctttTTAGACCTCTAGCAGTAAGAGATCTTTTATGCTGTGATCTGCTGTATTTGGAGCTTTTTGATCATAAATACTTCTCTTTACCTCTTTGATGTAAGAATCATGGGAGATGTATCACAATAGACCTAGAAATAATAGAATAATTGCAATGGGGTTCACTAGGTGGAAAATTTGTAACTTAGACTTGTTCGAGTGAGATGGGTGAGCAAATGAGAGATTGATGCTTTGGGATTCCTGGTTTTCTTATGGAGAAACATGTTGTTTTATAAACATAATCCGATATTGGGTGATACTTCTGAACAAGGAAACTAATCTTTGACACAAAAGCCTTGTAAGCTTATGTACTAAGTTGCTTTTGCATTCTTCTACCCATGAGCTTCCTGGCCTTTCTTCTTAAGGAAGagcatatatattttttgctTTTAGTGTGCTTTTTAGAATCACTCAGACAGTTGTTTTGAGAAAAACTTTAAGCTCTACATCCTTCATTGATGTACCATCAGGAATCTTCAGTGCTGCGAATCAAGTTTTTGGAGCATGCTAATTTAGTTAGGTATGTGCAACAATGTAAAACAGAACTTCTAGAAGCTGCTCCATCTCCTTCCTCTGTTCCACAATTTCGTACTGGTTCATCATCATCTGCTTCCAGAGGTCAATCAGGTAAGATATTTTCTGGACCTTGTTAATGGACACTTTAGCTTTGTTTAATGAGATTTTCCTGGAGAAGCGAATGTGGTGTTCCCCCTAACAGAATCATTCTCCCTCtctctaataattttatttagatgTAGTGCTGGAAATACGTTGGCATGGTGTCTTATTGCTGGGGTAGTATAAAAATACATCTCTACTTTCTAGGTCATTATTTCTAACAATTCTATAGATGGATTGCAGTATTCTGAAATTCATAGGTTTCAAGTGACTTGAGAGTTACGGGATGGGTGTAATTAACAAATGAAATAATGTTAAACTTTCAGCATTTCTTAAGATGGAATCTCCTGGTAACTTGTTATTTCTATTCACCATTATATAAAATCTGGTACAAAATATCTTGTTACTCCATCTTGTGCTTTTGTGTTATAAAACaaaaagtttaaatatatttttagtgtaTGTAAAATTAACTgagttttaattttagtttttctaaAAACAATTCTTTGGTTTTCTTCccaaacaaaatgaaattttgtCTTTAGTCTACTCTACAAGGTCAAGTGACCTTTCTGTCTAAAGGCAGGCAATGTCTGTGGTCTAATGACAACTTGTATtagtttcaaatatttttagaccaaaaataattattttatattttagaggGATCTAAACaaatttctttttttcactGAGATCAAAATTAGAATTTGGTCATTTTATACTAactaaaatcaataattttaagATTTCAATGGATGAAaccttattttttattgaattttagtAATCACATAAGGCTCTTAGTAATTGTCTCCTATTTCCTATATTTGGCGTGTCTTTAAATTTCATCATGTCATGGTtcatggaaaaaaaattgtattatcaTTAATTATGTGAAAAATGTCTATTTGCTATTTTAAACTCATCCTGGGACTCTTCAtgaagtttgatttttttcatttttttaattaggttCGAAGCCTAAGAATAAACCCAAAAGAGAGAAAACACAGGAGGAAAAAACCTTCAAAAGGAAGGCCAAATATTTTGTGGTAGCACAATTGGTTGCTGTTGTTGTGTTCCTCACACTTATGACTACATTTGATGATGCTGAACTGGAGCTAGATGATGGTGGTTTTGATTACTATGAATGAAATTGCATTTGTTTATATATCTTCCTTCGATGTAAGAGACAAGGTTGCCACCAACCTTAATAAAACAAGTGTGTCCTTCTTTGTTAGCATGCGAAATTGGAAAATTACCATTCATTCTAATTTTCTAGTTATAAGGTCCATTGTTGTATACACAAGTGTTAAACAAATTGATAATGGAAAGATATCATTGTTTATTGAATTGTCGGAAATTAATGAAGACTAGGTGGTGGCTAAGCGTACAGCTCTTTTAAGGTAGGTTAGATTTGTGAAATCCGCATTTTAAATTGATTAGATAAatttagtttgaaaaatatttttgtaggTTTGTATTGATTCCTAAAGGTCCACAATAAACAGATTAGTTCGTGGgtctaaatataaatttaaaaaaatgaaaaatttaccagtttcaaataaattaatttatttttcttttatttattaagattaattttatctcaataataatttgttattagCTCCCTTTTCTCTCCCCTTTATGTTATTTCTTTACCTTTTTCAACTTTATTCTTGTGTATAAACGTTTATCTAATTCAATAATAAACAGGACACTTATTGTTCTCTCTTTTCTTCATTTCGAGAGCTGTTGTGCGCATTCATTTTTCTAGCAAAAATGAATGGTGAACTTGATCTATCTAAATGCAAAAACAATGTTCACAATTTTGTGTAATCGCATTcaaaagaaaatcttggtattGCTCTTTGTTTTTCTCTGCTAAATTCTATAAACAATGTGGAACAAATTCTAAATGGTTGTAATAAGTGTAAAAAATAAGCAAGAGTTCATCCATAAAGGTTTGAAAAGGGTGTCTTAACATGATTTCATGGATTGTGCATTTTTTCTGTCCTTCGATCCATTAGAGTATTCTCTTAATAAATAAGGTGATCTTCTCTAAATTTATGATTTGTAATTAAAGACTTATTAAATAAAGTGATTTCTATATGACTGATTACTTGACAAAACTTCACATAAGTTAGACTTTTTCCCAAATCCAGTTTGTACATGCAATGTAATGTAAAATGCACTTGCAAAGTTGCGTCTATTATAGCATAGAAAAGACTGAAAAAAGTAGGCTATGCAGTTTTTGAATAGCCTCAATTATCAATATGATAATGTTGTTGTcatgtttttttaatgaatCATTGGACTTCCATCATGAAAATTTTCTCATGTTACTCAGCAAAAACAAATATTCGTGAATAGAACATTTCTTGTAATCATCAAACACATTCAATTAACATTGTCAGTAGTATATATTTATGTTGTAATTTTTGTGGATGTACTGGTCATACATTGAGCACATATGCTTTTGCAAGCATAAATTTCCTCTTAATTCTGATGCCAAGAACAAGAAAAACATTTATGGTTGAGGGAAAACTTCTAGTCACAGGAAATATGGATTTTTTCTTGGACATGGCTTATATGACAAGAAACCTATGTCTACTACTTTGTTCTAACTAGTGAAGCTAAGATTTCAAAGAAGGAATAACAATCTACTACAAATGAGATCCATGGTGTTATGTTCTCCCTGAGTAATATCAAGCTCTTATAGCATTAATCCAACAACCACAATGCAAATTTAGCTCATATTAGTTCCATTTCATCTTATTCCACACACTTGCCTCCTATATCAGGTAAATTTGACTCTCATCTCTACTATGCACACACAACAAACTATTCCTTGAATTCTTAATTCAGGGCAATAAATCATGTGTCATCCTCTCTCAAACATTTTCATTCTAAATGTTCTTTATATTTCTGGTTTTActtataatttgatttatatctctaaattttttttcttggtgCCTAAAAGAAGCAATTAGTACTTATTAACGTTAAATCTGTACATTAATGCAATGACAAAGATTTATTTACAATGGTTGCTTAAGAGTGCTGGATGAACTCCGGATTGCACATGTTCTATGAGTTTAAAAAAAAGGTCATGTGTGTcaaactattttctttttattcatCAAAAAGCTAAAAAGTGGACATCAAAACAGCACAAGATCGACGGCTAATGAGATATAGTAATAGATTCCtatagaaattttaaaaccaaaagTAGGAAATCAAACGGAATTAACTAATAACTTTCCTCTCTTGTTTGAGTATTTAAGATCCCCAAATTAGAGAACTTCAAaatgttcttaaaaaattacaaagaggGTCGGTCTTGAGCATTACATTGAAAATTTCTCATTTCCCTCCCCAAATTACAAAAATTATCTAACAATGGTGAGAGATTGGCACAAAATCTTTCCCTCCCCTTCATTTTCCTTTCATCTAAACTTATCCTTCAATAAAGTACTTCAACTGACACCCATTGCTAAACTATTTAAATGAACCAAAAAATATAAGTCCTCTATATCTTTCTATCTATGTATCAGTTCCACAAGAAATCTGCTGTAAGTTCACATCCTCCCATTTCTTAACAATTTCATTGTATCCCTCAGCATAATCAACAGCAAACTCTGCCATTGAGCTCATAGCAGTTGACATACCAGTACATAGCACCTCAATCGCAACTTCAGCCAATTTCTCAGTATTCATCACCTCTTCGACATTACCAACTTCCACCATTTTCATATTCTCATCATCTTCTTTTAATCCAACTGCATTTCGTCGAGTCTCTTCTCTGGACTGTTGTGCATAGAAGGACCCTATGCCTGCTGCAAAAAAGTCTATGCCTTCAAGTACTGCAGTTTCTTGGAGGGTATCTAGACGCCTTGACCACTGAACACAAAGTCCAAATAATGGATGAGTGCCACTAGACCTACGAGGAGAGCATGCTAGCTTTGACTGATCATGCTCACATCTCACACATCTTAGAAGCCAGCCAGTTAGAGCATGAATATAGGATCTTTGAGAACTGATCCACGACGCAAAGGTGTTTCGCCAGTGCCTCAATTCAGTTTCAAGATTGGAGGTGGAACGAGCAAGCCTCTGCGGATCACATAGTGATGTGGCACACTGTTTTCTGGCATCAGAGTCAACAAGAAGAATCTTGGCTTCATCTAAGGTTCTCTGCTGTGCCTGATGACATTCTGCCATCACATTCCACATCTTGGCAAGCCTGTTAGTTTGTACGTTAAATCAGCATACATGatactttatttgtaattacaTGCATTTGATTCGTTGCACAAAAAGCGTTCTTGCATGCATAGCCATACACGTTCTCCAGACAAGAAGCAGATGATCAAAGTTTTTACATCAAAATGGATACATAATCATGTGAGCTTACTGTATAGACAAAGTTAAGTACATGCTATGTAAACTTGATAGCTCTAATATACAGAGAGAGTATcgtaaaattaattataagtgAACTTTTTTTAACTTAAACAAACTGTACTGTTACCAAACAAAGACTAGCATTATTAACATAGAGGAGCATAAAGGACAAATTGGAATATTCACAGCGAAAATACTTTGAATTGTAGCAGTAGTTTTACTAGAAAATAAGGTTATATGGAATAATGATTTTCTTACGTACCCTTGCAACAGTTCAAGAAGCTGGGGATGCAACTCCTCATCCCTTAGAGTTTCAATTCTCCTGGAAATAGATTCAACTGAGTGCATTGAAACTGTTATCTGGGGATGTAGATCTCTAATGGCTGCTCTTGTTTTATCAAGGGAAGAGGGTTCCTCTCCATTTACATCATGATTCCTGAGTTGCTGACATTTCTTGTCATATGCAATTCGAACACGTTCTCCGGACTGTTGAAGAAGAAAGTGGGCATAGCATTAAGTTTCCCATTATAAAATTGTAACAATCATAAGAACATTGACCTTGTAACAATATgagattgaaaaaaatatattaatgaattaaattaaaggGTTAAAAGTTAGCCTCCTGTGTGATTTCTTTTCAAATACCTATTAAGCATCAATAGAAAAATGTATACTTGTCAATTAGAGGCATTACAGTTTTTCATATTACCAAGAGCTAAACCTCTTAGATGATTACATAAGTACTTTGAATTTAGTACTAACCATCACAAGTGTAATTTTTATAGATGGATTGACAACCTTACAAGTGAAGACTAACTTTTTTCATCTCAAACGATTGTCTACACAGCAGCTTACTGATAATTGAACAATGGCTGGCCCAGTAAAGggttatgaattttttttattgacgaCCAGAGGAAAGAGTCAACAGGCTATATTTCAAGCAGCAATTATCTATACCAAA encodes:
- the LOC137807245 gene encoding mitochondrial outer membrane import complex protein METAXIN-like, coding for MAELNTLVVRKPCFGLPTGCPQCLSAYIYLKFAQIPFHLDFHLNDPHTDKIPYFEFGDSVTYNNEKEGIIECLKKDAGVVDLDSGVSTLPEWISTKAILTTWLADALAYELWVGRESSSAYAIYYSDLPWPLGKILSWKKAHCVKLKHGITNDNAEVKKEEIYERANSAYDALSSSLGEQNYLLENRPSSLDAIFLAHGLVVLQTLPESSVLRIKFLEHANLVRYVQQCKTELLEAAPSPSSVPQFRTGSSSSASRGQSGSKPKNKPKREKTQEEKTFKRKAKYFVVAQLVAVVVFLTLMTTFDDAELELDDGGFDYYE